One genomic segment of Thermodesulfobacterium sp. TA1 includes these proteins:
- a CDS encoding 2-oxoacid:acceptor oxidoreductase family protein: MIEIRLHGRGGQGAVTSAELIAVAAISQGDYAQAFPSFGPERRGAPVQAFARIDKKPIRSREKIYEPDVILVLDPTLPKIVNITQGLKSSGIAILNSHLPEPELRKLLNNFPGKIAAVDATKIAIEELGLPITNTTMLGAFLKATSLISLSAIEDALNARFGRLAEKNINALKRAIDETKIY; this comes from the coding sequence ATGATTGAGATTAGACTACATGGAAGAGGTGGGCAGGGGGCGGTTACCTCTGCCGAGCTTATCGCTGTGGCTGCTATCTCCCAGGGTGATTATGCTCAAGCCTTCCCAAGCTTCGGACCTGAAAGAAGAGGGGCTCCGGTCCAAGCCTTCGCAAGAATCGACAAAAAACCTATCCGCTCAAGAGAAAAAATCTATGAACCTGACGTCATCCTCGTTCTTGACCCCACTCTACCCAAAATCGTTAACATCACCCAAGGACTTAAATCCTCTGGTATCGCTATCCTTAACTCCCATCTCCCTGAACCCGAATTACGTAAACTCCTTAACAACTTCCCAGGTAAAATCGCTGCCGTTGATGCCACCAAAATCGCCATCGAAGAACTCGGACTCCCTATCACCAACACCACCATGCTCGGTGCCTTCCTTAAAGCCACAAGCCTCATCTCCCTATCAGCCATCGAAGACGCTCTAAATGCTCGCTTCGGACGCCTTGCCGAAAAAAACATCAATGCCCTCAAAAGGGCTATCGATGAAACCAAAATCTACTAA
- a CDS encoding 4Fe-4S binding protein: MPKEQGLVSWKQLAPGMYILEPGNSKKFKTGDWRAFKPVLDKDKCIKCGMCYILCPDICYQPDQEGFFISNLFYCKGCGICAAHCPKKAITMVLEEE; the protein is encoded by the coding sequence ATGCCTAAAGAACAAGGCCTCGTAAGCTGGAAACAACTCGCACCAGGTATGTATATCCTTGAGCCTGGTAATTCCAAAAAGTTTAAAACCGGTGACTGGAGAGCCTTCAAACCCGTCCTCGATAAAGATAAATGCATCAAATGCGGTATGTGCTATATCCTATGCCCTGACATCTGCTACCAACCAGACCAAGAAGGCTTCTTCATCTCTAACCTTTTCTACTGTAAAGGCTGCGGTATCTGTGCCGCACACTGCCCTAAAAAAGCCATTACCATGGTCTTAGAGGAGGAATAA
- a CDS encoding DUF4198 domain-containing protein: protein MKRIVLSFGLSVLAIFLFVSVGFCHMLWIEETNGKFKVFWGHKSKVEPYDPGRIKELKVFDNKGNSVKLKKEVVDNQLVLSVEKKPSVILASMEGVYLVTTPEGRKRMDKLEAQKQGLQVIESFYALQATKAIFADSTLLNKPLGLKLEPVFVENPYKGKDEAMVKVLYEGKPAEGVIVFNPFHKEIAKTDAKGMARIKVEELKMKEGYYALVCFYKVKISDPKADYLWLITSLTWQKKD from the coding sequence ATGAAGAGAATAGTCTTAAGCTTTGGTTTATCAGTTTTAGCTATATTTTTGTTTGTATCCGTGGGTTTTTGTCATATGCTTTGGATAGAAGAAACCAACGGAAAGTTTAAGGTGTTTTGGGGTCATAAAAGTAAGGTTGAACCTTATGATCCTGGAAGGATAAAAGAGTTAAAGGTTTTTGATAATAAGGGAAACTCAGTGAAACTTAAAAAAGAAGTGGTTGATAACCAACTTGTTCTCTCAGTTGAGAAAAAGCCCTCAGTAATTCTTGCCTCTATGGAAGGAGTTTATTTAGTTACTACCCCAGAAGGTAGAAAAAGGATGGATAAACTTGAGGCCCAAAAGCAAGGTTTGCAAGTAATAGAGAGTTTTTATGCCCTTCAGGCAACCAAAGCGATTTTTGCGGACTCAACCCTTTTAAACAAACCCTTAGGTTTAAAACTTGAACCAGTTTTTGTGGAAAATCCATATAAAGGGAAAGACGAAGCGATGGTTAAGGTTTTATATGAAGGGAAACCTGCTGAAGGAGTAATCGTTTTTAATCCTTTTCATAAAGAAATAGCAAAAACGGATGCTAAGGGTATGGCAAGGATAAAGGTTGAAGAACTTAAGATGAAAGAAGGGTATTATGCCTTGGTTTGTTTTTACAAGGTAAAAATTTCAGACCCCAAAGCTGACTATCTATGGCTTATTACTTCCCTTACCTGGCAGAAAAAGGATTAA
- a CDS encoding SAM-dependent methyltransferase, giving the protein MKKLRKNFLLSLLFLIFSFSKACAEGRLYLVSTGVGDLDNLTLRAYEVIQKADIVFCSKWSCERMKDLIKGKEVYDAGFGIFHLFYRKEKEISSSEIRPHDFNREEKKKELEKITKIVRTAVKQGKVVAVLDEGDPTVYGPHIWYMEAFKDLNPEIVPGVSSFNAANAAIKKSLTGGKTLSITLASGFSDLESLAKTRTNLVLFTMRIKDIAEVLKKIEKYYSPKTQVIFVLYAGYKEKERVIAGTFEDIYEKIKGIKLPFEYLVYIGDFGEI; this is encoded by the coding sequence ATGAAAAAACTTAGAAAAAATTTCCTTTTAAGCCTTTTGTTTTTGATTTTCAGTTTTTCCAAAGCTTGCGCAGAAGGAAGACTTTATCTTGTTAGTACCGGTGTGGGAGACCTTGATAATCTTACTTTAAGGGCTTATGAGGTTATCCAGAAAGCTGACATTGTATTTTGCAGTAAGTGGAGTTGCGAAAGGATGAAAGATTTAATCAAAGGAAAGGAGGTTTATGACGCAGGGTTTGGGATTTTTCATCTTTTTTATCGAAAAGAAAAAGAAATTTCCTCATCTGAAATAAGACCCCATGATTTTAACAGAGAAGAAAAAAAGAAAGAGCTTGAAAAGATAACTAAGATAGTAAGAACTGCCGTAAAACAAGGTAAAGTAGTAGCGGTGCTTGATGAAGGAGATCCCACCGTTTATGGTCCTCATATCTGGTATATGGAGGCTTTTAAAGATTTGAACCCAGAAATTGTTCCTGGGGTTAGCTCTTTTAACGCTGCAAACGCAGCCATTAAAAAAAGTCTTACAGGGGGAAAGACGTTAAGTATAACCCTGGCTTCTGGTTTTTCTGACCTTGAAAGCCTTGCTAAAACAAGGACAAACCTTGTTCTTTTCACCATGAGAATAAAGGACATAGCCGAGGTTTTAAAAAAGATTGAAAAATATTATTCTCCCAAAACTCAGGTAATTTTTGTGCTTTATGCAGGTTATAAGGAAAAAGAAAGGGTCATAGCAGGAACCTTTGAAGACATTTATGAAAAAATTAAAGGGATTAAGCTTCCTTTTGAATACTTGGTTTATATAGGAGATTTTGGTGAAATCTGA
- a CDS encoding B12-binding domain-containing radical SAM protein — translation METLNLMIKVLLVYPRYPDTFWSFRNALKFVKKKASHPPLGLLTIASLLPKDFRLKVLDLNTSPLNLEFFKWADWVLISAMSVQRESAEEVIKIAKSLGKTVIAGGPLFTAFYQDFIEKVDHLVLNEGEITLPKFLEDWEKGCPQKVYYTSEFVDLKFSPVPSYHLIKLKDYTSMCIQYSRGCPFSCEFCDVTNLFGRKIRTKTVDQIIAELENLYKLGWRGSVFFVDDNFIGKKPTVKQELLPSLIRWQEKHRYPFVFYTQASINLADDDELIELLVKAGFNSVFIGIETPVEESLAEVQKRQNLNRNLVEDVKKIQRKGLEVMGGFIVGFDSDPPNVFNSLVKFIEESKIVIAMVGLLNAPPGTNLYQRLKTEGRIRPLFKGNNTDLSTNIIPKMGFETLLQGYKKVITNLYETKRYYKRVFGFLKDFNPYTHIKIDKAYVKNHPFYLLNLPKIIFKFGVLEKGRILFWKMFFYTFFKKPKVFATFIAQVLGGYHFRKVFRPFFLSGKI, via the coding sequence TTGGAAACATTGAACCTTATGATAAAAGTCTTATTGGTTTATCCACGTTATCCAGATACGTTTTGGAGCTTTAGAAATGCTTTGAAATTTGTCAAAAAGAAAGCCTCTCATCCTCCCTTAGGTTTATTAACCATTGCTAGTTTACTTCCTAAGGATTTTCGACTTAAGGTTTTAGACCTAAACACAAGTCCTCTTAATCTTGAGTTTTTTAAATGGGCTGATTGGGTATTGATAAGCGCTATGTCTGTGCAAAGGGAAAGTGCTGAAGAAGTTATTAAAATAGCTAAAAGTCTTGGGAAAACGGTCATAGCTGGAGGGCCTCTCTTTACTGCTTTTTATCAAGATTTTATCGAGAAAGTAGACCACTTAGTTTTAAATGAAGGAGAAATAACCTTACCTAAATTCCTTGAAGACTGGGAAAAAGGATGTCCCCAAAAAGTATACTATACCTCTGAGTTTGTAGACCTGAAGTTTTCACCTGTTCCTTCTTATCATTTGATAAAACTTAAAGATTATACTTCTATGTGTATTCAATATTCTCGAGGATGTCCTTTTAGTTGTGAATTTTGTGATGTAACCAACCTTTTTGGACGTAAAATTAGAACTAAAACGGTTGATCAAATAATAGCTGAATTAGAAAACCTTTATAAACTTGGTTGGAGAGGTTCGGTTTTCTTTGTAGATGATAATTTTATAGGAAAAAAACCTACCGTTAAACAAGAACTACTACCTTCGTTGATACGTTGGCAAGAAAAACATAGATATCCTTTTGTTTTTTATACCCAAGCTTCAATAAACTTAGCCGACGATGACGAACTTATAGAACTTTTGGTAAAAGCTGGCTTTAATTCTGTTTTTATAGGAATAGAAACTCCGGTTGAAGAAAGCTTAGCAGAGGTGCAAAAACGTCAAAACTTAAACAGAAACCTGGTAGAAGATGTCAAAAAAATCCAAAGAAAGGGTCTTGAGGTAATGGGAGGTTTTATTGTAGGTTTTGATTCTGACCCTCCCAATGTTTTTAACTCCCTTGTCAAGTTTATAGAAGAAAGTAAAATCGTTATAGCGATGGTAGGACTTTTAAACGCACCTCCCGGGACTAACCTATACCAAAGACTTAAGACAGAAGGTAGAATTAGACCCCTCTTTAAAGGCAACAACACCGACCTTTCAACCAACATCATCCCTAAAATGGGATTTGAAACTCTATTACAAGGATACAAAAAAGTAATCACCAACCTATATGAAACCAAAAGATATTATAAACGTGTTTTTGGTTTTTTAAAAGATTTTAACCCCTATACCCATATAAAGATAGACAAAGCTTATGTAAAAAATCATCCTTTTTACCTTTTGAACCTTCCTAAAATAATCTTTAAATTTGGGGTTTTAGAAAAGGGAAGAATTTTATTCTGGAAAATGTTTTTTTACACCTTTTTTAAAAAACCCAAGGTTTTTGCCACTTTTATAGCTCAAGTTTTAGGAGGATACCATTTTAGAAAGGTTTTTCGCCCATTTTTCCTTTCAGGAAAAATATAG
- a CDS encoding DUF4198 domain-containing protein translates to MKKILFLVVLLCLCFLKELFAHEVNYQVEEAKGVCVSFFFAGGEPMNYAEIEVYESEEKIPFQKARADKNGIFCFMPDKKGIWKVRAQGETEHGLHAAEVAIKVKEDLSIEGFKKPLVATYTKLFIALGIAGWLVGLTGVYLFWKHKQSR, encoded by the coding sequence TTGAAAAAAATCCTGTTTTTGGTGGTTTTACTATGTTTATGTTTTTTAAAAGAGCTTTTTGCTCATGAAGTAAATTATCAGGTAGAGGAGGCTAAGGGGGTTTGTGTAAGTTTCTTTTTTGCAGGTGGTGAACCGATGAATTATGCAGAAATAGAAGTTTATGAGTCAGAAGAAAAAATACCCTTTCAAAAAGCAAGGGCTGATAAAAATGGAATTTTTTGCTTTATGCCTGATAAAAAAGGTATTTGGAAGGTAAGGGCTCAAGGAGAAACAGAGCACGGGCTTCATGCAGCAGAGGTTGCGATAAAAGTGAAAGAAGACTTAAGTATAGAGGGGTTTAAAAAGCCTCTTGTTGCCACCTATACCAAACTATTTATTGCCCTTGGAATCGCAGGATGGCTTGTTGGGTTGACAGGAGTTTATTTATTTTGGAAACATAAACAGTCAAGGTAA
- a CDS encoding metal-dependent hydrolase, whose protein sequence is MKLVFYGHSCFKIVSEQGKKIIIDPWLTNPLSPKNADQGPYDYILITHAHGDHLGEALSLAKKGGEVIAIHEIQQYLLKKGAPKAIGMNIGGTYRSGEISFTMVPALHSSSFPDGSYGGDPCGFVITLENGLSIYHAGDTGIFYDMKLIGELYTPKIALLPIGDHYVMGPKEAAKACELINPEVVIPMHYGTFPILSGKVEDLEKEVKKYGLETKIIALRPGEEYSL, encoded by the coding sequence ATGAAGTTGGTATTTTATGGTCATTCTTGTTTTAAAATAGTCTCTGAACAAGGGAAAAAAATTATCATAGACCCTTGGCTAACCAATCCCCTTTCTCCTAAAAATGCCGACCAAGGACCTTATGATTACATCTTGATTACACATGCCCACGGAGACCATTTAGGAGAGGCTCTATCCCTTGCTAAAAAAGGGGGAGAAGTAATAGCCATTCATGAAATTCAACAATATCTTCTTAAAAAAGGAGCCCCCAAAGCCATCGGCATGAACATAGGAGGTACTTATCGTTCAGGTGAGATTTCTTTTACTATGGTTCCTGCTTTACATAGTTCCTCTTTCCCAGACGGAAGCTATGGTGGGGACCCTTGTGGTTTTGTGATTACTTTAGAAAATGGATTAAGTATTTATCACGCTGGTGATACAGGAATTTTTTACGATATGAAATTAATAGGAGAACTTTATACCCCTAAAATTGCTCTCTTACCTATAGGAGACCATTATGTGATGGGTCCTAAAGAGGCTGCTAAGGCTTGTGAACTTATAAACCCTGAAGTAGTTATCCCTATGCATTATGGTACATTTCCTATTCTTTCTGGTAAAGTAGAAGATTTAGAAAAGGAAGTCAAAAAATACGGTCTTGAAACTAAAATAATAGCTTTAAGACCTGGCGAAGAGTATAGTCTTTAA
- a CDS encoding APC family permease, with product MKSEELVELKNISIYEEERWQLKREVGLFSAIMLVVGNTIGTGIFTTSGFIIKEIKDPAALLLVWILGGLIALFGALSYAELGRMFPRAGGEYTFLKESFGEVFGFLAGWISLIVGFSAPIAATAIAFSKYFLELFHFQTFEITSKLLAISVILLLSLVHVQRIRIGANLQAGLTLFKILFLFGFILLGLWYSKEGLNTFEIEGLIPKKEAILSLSFPVSLIYVMYAYSGWNAATYIGEEIKNPQRNIPLSLLLGVLIIVALYLGINLLYVKSLSVEEMSGVVEIGAKTAEKLFGEKLSFLFTAGITFGLLSVLSAMIIAGPRVYYAMARDGIFFKVFSKVHPEKKTPVFSIIFQALIAIFMVLTSTFEALLLYIGFTLSLCACLTVFGLMKLKKRFFFPAFAFILANLWMIIFTILTKPLTILAGILTILVGFVLYQFKFNQKLKNKRG from the coding sequence GTGAAATCTGAGGAGTTGGTTGAACTGAAAAATATTTCTATTTACGAAGAAGAAAGATGGCAATTAAAAAGAGAAGTGGGACTTTTTTCTGCTATAATGCTTGTTGTGGGAAATACCATAGGAACTGGGATTTTTACTACCTCAGGGTTTATCATAAAAGAGATTAAAGATCCAGCAGCTCTTCTTCTTGTGTGGATTTTGGGAGGGTTGATAGCCCTTTTTGGGGCTCTCAGTTATGCTGAGCTTGGGAGGATGTTCCCTCGGGCAGGAGGTGAGTATACCTTTTTAAAAGAGAGCTTTGGTGAAGTCTTTGGATTTCTTGCTGGATGGATTTCGCTTATAGTTGGGTTTTCAGCTCCTATCGCAGCAACCGCCATTGCTTTCTCAAAATACTTTTTAGAGCTTTTCCATTTCCAAACCTTTGAGATAACCTCAAAACTTTTAGCCATCTCAGTGATTTTACTTCTTTCCTTGGTTCATGTGCAAAGAATTAGGATAGGTGCTAACCTTCAGGCAGGGTTAACCCTTTTTAAAATCCTTTTTCTTTTTGGTTTTATTTTATTAGGGCTTTGGTATTCTAAGGAGGGGTTAAATACCTTTGAGATAGAGGGTCTAATTCCTAAAAAAGAAGCCATTTTAAGCTTAAGTTTTCCTGTTTCTCTTATCTATGTTATGTATGCGTATAGTGGTTGGAATGCTGCAACTTACATAGGAGAGGAAATTAAAAACCCGCAAAGGAACATTCCCTTATCCCTGTTGTTAGGGGTTTTAATAATAGTAGCTTTGTATCTCGGAATAAACCTTTTATATGTTAAGTCCCTTTCTGTGGAAGAAATGTCTGGAGTTGTGGAGATAGGAGCTAAGACCGCAGAAAAGCTTTTTGGAGAAAAGCTTTCTTTTCTTTTTACTGCTGGAATTACTTTTGGGCTTCTTTCAGTTTTAAGTGCTATGATAATCGCCGGACCAAGAGTATATTATGCCATGGCAAGGGATGGAATATTTTTTAAAGTCTTTTCAAAAGTCCATCCAGAAAAGAAAACCCCTGTTTTTTCTATTATTTTTCAGGCACTTATTGCTATTTTTATGGTTTTAACCTCAACCTTTGAAGCCCTTCTTCTTTACATAGGTTTTACCTTATCTTTATGTGCATGCTTAACGGTTTTTGGACTTATGAAACTTAAAAAAAGATTTTTTTTCCCGGCTTTTGCTTTTATTTTAGCTAACCTTTGGATGATTATTTTTACCATCCTAACTAAGCCTTTAACCATTTTGGCAGGGATTTTAACTATTTTAGTAGGTTTTGTTTTATACCAGTTTAAGTTTAATCAAAAATTAAAAAACAAAAGGGGGTAA
- a CDS encoding thiamine pyrophosphate-dependent enzyme, protein MRPELKNFKPFTMKNLPQYEGFAQGHRACQGCGTVLPLRLALKVLGPNTIAVTSTGCMEIISSPFPYTSWEVPWIHVAFENSATVASGIEAAIKALKRKGKIKSKEKINIVVFAGDGATFDIGLQWLSGALERGHDFVYICLDNEAYMNTGVQRSGATPFGAHTTTSPAGKVIKGQTTWKKNLMGIVVAHNIPYAATANPAFPLDLMNKVKKAALINGPAFIHVFATCPTGWGCKSEDSLLAAKLAVETRVFPLYEVIDGKYIINRKIDKPKPVEEYLKLQRRFRHLTPEQITYIQQRVNEEYEKLIKLAECFGEEKTETKQNQEE, encoded by the coding sequence ATGAGACCAGAACTTAAAAACTTTAAACCCTTTACCATGAAAAACTTACCTCAGTATGAAGGCTTTGCTCAAGGCCATAGAGCCTGCCAAGGTTGCGGCACCGTACTCCCACTAAGACTCGCCCTTAAAGTCTTAGGCCCAAACACCATCGCCGTCACCTCAACCGGCTGCATGGAAATCATCTCAAGTCCATTCCCTTATACCTCCTGGGAAGTCCCCTGGATACATGTTGCCTTCGAAAACTCCGCTACCGTCGCCTCAGGCATAGAAGCCGCCATCAAAGCCCTTAAAAGAAAAGGTAAAATTAAGTCCAAAGAAAAAATAAACATCGTCGTCTTTGCCGGAGACGGAGCTACCTTTGACATAGGTCTCCAGTGGCTCTCTGGTGCCCTTGAAAGAGGCCATGACTTTGTCTACATCTGCCTTGATAACGAAGCCTACATGAACACAGGGGTCCAAAGGTCTGGAGCAACCCCCTTCGGAGCCCACACCACCACAAGCCCTGCCGGTAAAGTCATCAAAGGCCAAACCACCTGGAAAAAAAATCTAATGGGCATCGTGGTAGCCCATAACATACCTTATGCCGCTACCGCTAACCCAGCCTTCCCTCTTGACCTGATGAATAAGGTTAAAAAAGCTGCCCTGATAAACGGTCCTGCCTTTATCCATGTGTTCGCAACCTGCCCCACCGGTTGGGGATGTAAAAGCGAAGACAGCCTACTTGCAGCTAAACTTGCGGTAGAAACAAGGGTCTTCCCTCTCTACGAAGTAATAGACGGAAAATACATCATCAACCGCAAAATAGACAAACCTAAACCCGTAGAAGAATACCTTAAACTCCAAAGAAGGTTTAGACACCTTACCCCAGAACAAATAACCTACATCCAACAAAGAGTAAACGAAGAATACGAAAAACTAATTAAACTCGCCGAATGCTTCGGAGAAGAAAAAACCGAAACAAAACAAAACCAAGAAGAGTAA
- the porA gene encoding pyruvate ferredoxin oxidoreductase: MAKKIAKEVSVAVAEAVAQCNVDVISAYPITPQTHIVEHLAELVNNGELDAEYIPVESEHAAMSACIGAAATGARTFTSTSSQGLLLMYENLYIAPALRLPIVMALVNRSVSAPISIWNDHSDVMSMRDAGWIHTFAENGQEAVDLIYHAYKVAEKTLLPVAVNIDGFILSHVVEPIEFLDQTLVDKYLPPLKMKYKLDPKKPITIGAIGVPEIYTEAKKAEDEALKASYKTIVQAWKDFEKLTGRKYLPVETYQMEDAEVGLVIMGSLAENAMNAVDLLRAKGKKVGLVRIRLWRPFPLKDFIKAIGKVKALCVVDRAVSHAATGGPVGIEVRSALYQSNKRPRVLNLIAGLSGRDVTKEDFVEIFEKTFETLAKKPSTPYEIYGVKE, from the coding sequence ATGGCTAAAAAAATCGCTAAAGAAGTCTCCGTTGCCGTGGCTGAGGCTGTAGCCCAGTGTAATGTTGACGTCATCTCAGCCTACCCTATTACCCCTCAAACCCATATCGTCGAACACCTCGCAGAACTTGTTAACAACGGCGAGCTTGATGCCGAATACATACCTGTTGAGTCTGAACATGCTGCCATGAGTGCCTGCATCGGTGCTGCTGCAACAGGGGCTAGAACCTTTACCTCTACCTCCTCACAAGGCCTCCTCCTCATGTACGAAAACCTCTACATCGCTCCTGCTCTACGCCTGCCTATCGTTATGGCTCTTGTCAACCGCTCTGTCTCTGCCCCTATCAGCATCTGGAACGACCACTCCGATGTCATGTCCATGAGAGATGCCGGCTGGATACATACCTTCGCTGAAAACGGCCAAGAAGCCGTTGACCTCATCTACCATGCCTACAAAGTCGCTGAAAAAACCTTACTTCCTGTTGCTGTAAACATCGACGGCTTCATTCTATCCCATGTGGTAGAACCTATCGAATTCTTAGACCAAACCCTGGTTGATAAATACCTTCCCCCCCTTAAAATGAAATATAAACTCGACCCCAAAAAACCTATCACCATCGGTGCCATCGGGGTCCCTGAAATCTATACCGAGGCTAAAAAGGCTGAAGACGAAGCCCTTAAAGCTAGCTACAAAACCATCGTCCAAGCCTGGAAAGACTTCGAAAAACTCACCGGCAGAAAATATCTTCCTGTTGAAACCTATCAAATGGAAGATGCCGAAGTAGGCCTTGTCATCATGGGAAGCCTTGCTGAAAACGCCATGAATGCCGTCGACCTCCTTAGGGCTAAAGGTAAAAAAGTAGGACTAGTAAGAATAAGACTCTGGAGACCCTTCCCACTTAAAGACTTCATCAAGGCTATCGGTAAAGTCAAAGCCCTTTGCGTGGTTGACCGAGCCGTTAGCCATGCCGCTACCGGTGGCCCTGTCGGTATAGAAGTAAGGTCTGCCCTCTACCAGTCTAACAAAAGACCTCGGGTCCTTAACCTCATCGCAGGCCTAAGCGGCAGAGACGTTACCAAAGAAGACTTCGTCGAAATCTTCGAAAAAACCTTTGAAACCCTTGCTAAAAAACCATCTACACCCTATGAAATATACGGTGTAAAGGAGTAA
- a CDS encoding molybdopterin-guanine dinucleotide biosynthesis protein B: protein MPCFLAISGYSGSGKTTFGSFLVKKLSESGYKVGVVKSCKESEIFTDLPNKDTWVYREQGASGVVLFQENLFTLYLDPPKNNLTSPKDWHGYFLSIFWEYDLVLFEGFKKVDFLSKLWVIKDKDEDLRSVKKEIKNLLGFVVKENVEWWKKSFPEETFFSLEKEEEILNFLKGFIEQKKEKVMLRVNGKKVPLKDFVKDILAYPVLGFVKALKGVPEEILEIEVKIKNQS from the coding sequence ATGCCTTGTTTTCTGGCGATATCTGGATATAGCGGTTCAGGGAAGACCACATTTGGGTCGTTTTTGGTAAAAAAACTTAGTGAGAGCGGTTATAAAGTAGGAGTAGTTAAATCTTGTAAAGAATCAGAAATTTTTACTGATTTACCCAACAAGGATACTTGGGTCTACCGGGAACAAGGGGCATCAGGGGTTGTGCTTTTTCAAGAAAACTTGTTTACTCTTTATTTAGACCCTCCAAAAAACAACCTTACCTCACCTAAGGATTGGCATGGTTATTTTTTATCAATTTTTTGGGAATACGACCTAGTGCTGTTTGAAGGGTTTAAAAAGGTTGATTTTCTTTCTAAACTTTGGGTGATAAAGGACAAAGATGAAGATTTAAGGTCTGTTAAAAAAGAAATAAAAAATCTGTTGGGGTTTGTGGTAAAAGAAAACGTAGAGTGGTGGAAAAAAAGTTTCCCAGAAGAAACCTTTTTTAGTTTAGAAAAAGAGGAAGAAATCTTAAACTTTTTAAAAGGTTTTATAGAACAAAAAAAAGAAAAAGTGATGTTAAGGGTTAATGGTAAAAAAGTTCCTCTTAAAGATTTTGTAAAAGATATTTTAGCCTATCCTGTTTTAGGTTTTGTTAAAGCATTAAAAGGGGTCCCTGAAGAGATTCTAGAAATAGAAGTAAAAATCAAAAATCAATCTTGA